Genomic window (Anaerolineae bacterium):
TAGGTGTAATGCGAGCAGGTCGGATAAAAACGACAGCTAGGGGGAAGCAGTCGGGATATCGTCATTTGATACAATTTGATGAGCCAAAGAGCAACGATCTTCATCTTTCACTTCTTCTGCGTGCGGATGGGAATCCGCCGGCCCGACGGCTGGTTCGGCCGCCTGTGGAGGCTGGATGGACTGCCAAATGCCGGCGCGCCGCGCCAGTTGTCCCACCGCCTCGTACACCGCGGCAAATTTGGCATCGCGCAGGGGAGCTCGTGCGATGAGGATGACATCGTAGCCTGGGGCAAAATTGGATAACTGCAGGCGCACCGCCTCCCGCAGTAATCGTTTCGCCCGGTTCCGTTTGACG
Coding sequences:
- the yidD gene encoding membrane protein insertion efficiency factor YidD, whose protein sequence is MKIVALWLIKLYQMTISRLLPPSCRFYPTCSHYTYQAIDKYGLLKGGWLGVRRLLRCHPFHPGGYDPVP
- the rnpA gene encoding ribonuclease P protein component codes for the protein MLKKRYRLRGSARFAEVREKGKSVAHPLAVLIALPNDLPYSRFGFSVSRRLGKAVKRNRAKRLLREAVRLQLSNFAPGYDVILIARAPLRDAKFAAVYEAVGQLARRAGIWQSIQPPQAAEPAVGPADSHPHAEEVKDEDRCSLAHQIVSNDDIPTASP